AATTGGAGGAATGATTAGTTTTGTTCCAGGTGTTAAAACATCGGGATTTGTAAGATGATTTACTTGGATAATGGATTGCAATGACACGTTATATTGTTGGGCAATGGACGACAATGTTTCGCCTTTTTTAACGGTATGCGTTGTAAAAGAAGAAGGTATAACGAGCGATTGTCCAATCACTAATTGATTTGGGTCAGGTAAAGCATTCAATTGAATAATAGCACTCATTGGTGCAGCATAGCGGTTCGCAATTTGCCAAAGTGTTTCACCAGCGCTTACCACATGTATTAACATTCGGACTCCTCCTAAATAGGTTTTGTTAATGCATCATATGTAACCAAATATCTACCTAATGATGAAATGTAGTGTAATTTTTAATTGTTTCATCATTCAATACTCATATTTTTTTCTTATTCGTTATACATAGTATAGTACGTGCGAATTGTATCATTTGAGAAAGGAGCTGGACGTTGAAGAAAGTAAAGCTCACAGGAAGAATTGTTAGTCCAGGTGATCCAGATTATGACGAAGCGAGAACAAATAATAATTTAAGTCTGCCGAAATTCCCGAGTAAAATTGTCTTCTGTCAAAGAACAAAAGATGTAATCAATGCTTTAAGGTGGGTCAGGGAAAATAATGAAGATTTTCGAATAAGGAGCGGGCGACATCATTATGAAAATTATTCCTTAGTCAATAACGGTCTAATTATAGATGTGAGTGAAATGAACAACATCACAGTTAATTTGGAAGATGGAACTGCTCGAATTGAGGCTGGTGCTAATCTGGGAAAGGTATACCGTACATTATGGGAGCATGGTATGACAATCCCAGCTGGAACCGAAAGTAGTGTAGGGATTGTTGGCTTAACACTAGGTGGTGGTATTGGCATGCTATCCCGTCCTTTCGGGCTTACTTGCGATCACTTGATGGAAATTGAAATGGTCAGAGCGAGTGAACATCTAGGAGCCGAGCTAATCCAAGCAAGCCGACAGGTGAATAGTGATTTATTTTGGGCTAGTTGTGGCGGCGGTGGGGGCAATTTCGGTGTTGTTACTGCCCTTACGTTCAAGCTTCAACCAATTTCAGACGTTACACTTTTCGCTATCGTGTGGGAGTGGGATGATTTTGAGATTGCTTTTGATGCTTGGCAAAAATGGGCGCCATTTACGGATGAACGCATAACTTCACAAATAGAGCTAAAATCACAGGAAGTAGGCGAAATTGTGGTGCAAGGTTTATTTGTTGGTGTGGCTTCTGAATTAAAAAAGCTTTTGCGGCCTTTAAGGAAAAGTGGTTCACCTACGGAAGTGTGGATAAAAGAAGTACCGTACATTAAAGCAGTACGATTTTTTGATGTTGCAAGTGGCAATCAACCAGCATTCCGCAAAAGATCAGGTTCCTTTATTGAAAAGCCTTTTCCGCATGTGGCAATTTCGAAAATGAAACAATTTTTAGCAGATGCCCCTAATAGAAATGCTAGCATCTGGCAACAGTCGCTAAGAGGTGCTGTAGGTCAGATTGCATCAAGCAGAACTGCCTATTATTATAGAAATGCGCTAATTGCCCAAGAATATATCACTTCATGGGAAAATCATGAAGATGAAAAGGAAAATGTGCAGTGGGTTGAGGATATAAGAAGGACATTATCTCCTTTTACAATGGGGGATTATGTGAATTTTCCAGATCAATCTATTCAAAATTGGCCAACCGCCTATTATGGACGTAATTTTAGACGACTAAGAGAAGTGAAAACCAAATATGATCCTTACAATGTTTTTACATTCCCTCAAAGTATTCCAACGATTAAAAAGTGGATGTAATGCTAGAACAAGTTTTTTAGAATATCGTTAGATGGAAAGTAGAGTGCATAGAAAATTAGCATTCTACTTTTTTGTTTAGTTCACTATTATTATTTCCTTGATAATTATTGAAAGCACAGTCAAAATGGAGATATTACATATATTTCTAGAAGGGGTAAATGCGATGATGGATGTTATGGAACGCAATAATGTGAAGATAATTGGAAAAGGGAAGCAGCCGATCCTTTTTGCGCATGGATTTGGTTGCGACCAAAATATGTGGCGCTATATTACGCCAGCTTTTGAGGAGCATTATCAAATTATTTTGTTTGATTATGTTGGTTCAGGTAATTCAGATTTAAACGCTTATCAATCCGAAAAATATCAGTCTCTTCAAGGGTACAAGCAGGATGTTTTAGACATCATTGAGACTCTTGGACTGCAACAAGTCATTTTTATTGGTCATTCGATTAGTTCAATGATTGGTTTGCTTGCATCCATTGAACGCCCTGATTATTTTGAAAAACTAGTGATGATTGGCCCTTCGCCACGGTATTTAAATGATGGAAATGGCTATGTTGGTGGATTTGAGCTGAGTGATATTACAGAAATATTAGATATGATGGAAATGAATTTTTCAGGCTGGGCTAGCTTTCTAGCGCCGATTGCCATGAATAATCCTGATTCTCCAAAACTAACAATAGAGCTTGAACAGACTTTTAAATCTGCTAACCCAGTTATTGCAAGGGAGTTTGCCGAAGTAACGTTCTTATCAGATCATCGAGGCGACTTAATAAAGGCTAGTGTTCCTATTTTAATTATGCAATGTTCGGATGATAGTATAGTTCCAATTGAGGTTGGTGAATATTTGCACAACCATTTAAAAGCAAGTACGTTTCGATTGATGACTGCAAAAGGTCATTATCCTCATATTAGTCACCCAGAGGAAACGATTCAGTTAATTACACAATTTCTGTAATGGAATATGAAAGGATTATGAATAATTCATGGATAAACGATTGAACTATGCACCTTGTGGATTTATTGCCATTACGCATGATGGAATGATGATAGAGGTGAATCAAACCTTTCTGGAGTGGATGGGTTATGAACGGGTGGATTTATTACACCAGCATATTGAATTGCTAATGTCCAAGCCGAATAAGATGATTTTTCATTCTTATTTTTACCCAACTATAAATCTTAACGATCGTGTAGAAGAACTGTTTATCAGTTTAAAACATTGCAATGGTACAGCTGTTCCTTTTCTATTGAATGGCAGGAAGTATTTGGTGGAAGAGACTGAATGTATTGATTGTATTTTAGTACCGATGAAAAAGCGCATTGATTATGAGTTAGAATTACGCTCAGCGAAAAAGCAACTAGAGGCTGCTTATTTAGAAAAGGATCAGGCTTTAGCTAAATTAGAGCAACTGCATTTGGAAATTGGGAAAAAACAAGATGAGCTATTAAACATCAACGCTACATTAGTAGAACTATCCGTTACTGATAAGCTAACAGGATTGAAAAACAGAAGATTTTTTCAAGAGCAGCTTGAGGAGCAGCTAGCTATATTTCACGAATCAGCAAAACCATTCTCTCTTTTAATTTTAGATATCGATCATTTTAAAAAGGTAAATGACACATTCGGACATCAAGTAGGTGATGAAGTCCTTGCCCAATTGGCACAAATTTTAAATGCCCAAGCTCGTCAAGGTGATGTAGTTGCTCGTTTTGGTGGGGAGGAATTTGTCATCATTTTACCTGAAACAGATGTGACTACTTCGTGGACTATTGCCGAGCAATTACGTCAAGCTGTTGAACAGGCACAGTGGCAAACTGGTAGCATCACAATCAGTATCGGTATTGCAACAGTAACTGAAGAGGATACCGATTTGACGATTTTGAAAAAGGCTGATAAAGCTTTGTATGTATCGAAGGAGAATGGAAGAAATAGAGTAAGCACTTTTGAGTACCAGACACCCAAACAATTCTGACAATTGCCTACATTTTGCTGGACTATGTAATTTGTTGTTTTCTACTGTATAATAATGAACAGTAAATAGGAAAAAGGCGGTACGAAAGACGATGAAGAGAATAGAATCTACGCAAAAT
The genomic region above belongs to Lysinibacillus sp. FSL W8-0992 and contains:
- a CDS encoding sensor domain-containing diguanylate cyclase; its protein translation is MDKRLNYAPCGFIAITHDGMMIEVNQTFLEWMGYERVDLLHQHIELLMSKPNKMIFHSYFYPTINLNDRVEELFISLKHCNGTAVPFLLNGRKYLVEETECIDCILVPMKKRIDYELELRSAKKQLEAAYLEKDQALAKLEQLHLEIGKKQDELLNINATLVELSVTDKLTGLKNRRFFQEQLEEQLAIFHESAKPFSLLILDIDHFKKVNDTFGHQVGDEVLAQLAQILNAQARQGDVVARFGGEEFVIILPETDVTTSWTIAEQLRQAVEQAQWQTGSITISIGIATVTEEDTDLTILKKADKALYVSKENGRNRVSTFEYQTPKQF
- a CDS encoding FAD-binding oxidoreductase; translation: MKKVKLTGRIVSPGDPDYDEARTNNNLSLPKFPSKIVFCQRTKDVINALRWVRENNEDFRIRSGRHHYENYSLVNNGLIIDVSEMNNITVNLEDGTARIEAGANLGKVYRTLWEHGMTIPAGTESSVGIVGLTLGGGIGMLSRPFGLTCDHLMEIEMVRASEHLGAELIQASRQVNSDLFWASCGGGGGNFGVVTALTFKLQPISDVTLFAIVWEWDDFEIAFDAWQKWAPFTDERITSQIELKSQEVGEIVVQGLFVGVASELKKLLRPLRKSGSPTEVWIKEVPYIKAVRFFDVASGNQPAFRKRSGSFIEKPFPHVAISKMKQFLADAPNRNASIWQQSLRGAVGQIASSRTAYYYRNALIAQEYITSWENHEDEKENVQWVEDIRRTLSPFTMGDYVNFPDQSIQNWPTAYYGRNFRRLREVKTKYDPYNVFTFPQSIPTIKKWM
- a CDS encoding alpha/beta fold hydrolase produces the protein MMDVMERNNVKIIGKGKQPILFAHGFGCDQNMWRYITPAFEEHYQIILFDYVGSGNSDLNAYQSEKYQSLQGYKQDVLDIIETLGLQQVIFIGHSISSMIGLLASIERPDYFEKLVMIGPSPRYLNDGNGYVGGFELSDITEILDMMEMNFSGWASFLAPIAMNNPDSPKLTIELEQTFKSANPVIAREFAEVTFLSDHRGDLIKASVPILIMQCSDDSIVPIEVGEYLHNHLKASTFRLMTAKGHYPHISHPEETIQLITQFL